One genomic segment of Sminthopsis crassicaudata isolate SCR6 chromosome 2, ASM4859323v1, whole genome shotgun sequence includes these proteins:
- the FFAR4 gene encoding free fatty acid receptor 4, giving the protein MLQLLDSPAGSWTARGAPPPPLPRSLQGVNRTFFPFFSEFKGDQGLALSVVETIALALIFTASLVGNVCAIQLLARQRRRGTTACLVLNLFGADLLFITAIPPVLAVRWTQEWLLGDLACHLLVYVMSLSGSVTILSLAAVSLERMVCIVRMQHSAQSPGPRVRAALLTFIWLYAAVSSLPLGVFFSVRRLQLHGLGKEVQICTLVWPSIQGEISWDVLFAILNFFVPGLVIVISYSKILQITKASRKRLNVNLAYSEDRHIRVSQQDYKLFRTLLVLMVSFFIMWSPIIITVFLILIQNFQQDLVIWPSLFFWIVVFTFANSAVNPILYSASHFQKEWWRVLFSCSMLPEKNNMATDTSVRRNDLSVVTG; this is encoded by the exons ATGCTGCAGCTCCTGGACAGCCCCGCGGGGTCCTGGACGGCTCGGGGGGCGCCGCCCCCTCCCTTGCCGCGGAGCCTGCAGGGGGTTAACCGcaccttcttccctttcttctcggAGTTCAAGGGGGACCAGGGACTGGCCCTGAGCGTCGTGGAGACGATAGCGCTGGCCCTGATCTTCACGGCGTCCCTGGTGGGCAACGTGTGCGCCATCCAGCTGCTGGCACGCCAGCGGCGCCGGGGCACCACCGCCTGCCTGGTGCTCAACCTCTTCGGCGCCGACCTGCTCTTCATCACGGCCATCCCGCCGGTGCTGGCCGTGCGCTGGACCCAGGAGTGGCTACTGGGCGACCTCGCCTGCCATCTGCTCGTCTACGTGATGAGCCTGAGCGGCAGCGTCACCATCCTGTCCCTGGCCGCAGTGAGCCTGGAGCGCATGGTGTGCATCGTGCGGATGCAGCACAGCGCGCAGAGCCCCGGGCCCCGCGTCCGCGCCGCGCTGCTGACTTTCATCTGGCTCTACGCGGCCGTGTCCTCGCTGCCGCTCGGCGTCTTCTTCAGCGTGCGCCGCCTGCAGCTCCACGGCCTCGGCAAG GAAGTTCAGATTTGTACCTTGGTCTGGCCCAGTATCCAAGGAGAAATCTCTTGGGATGTATTGTTTGCGATTTTGAACTTCTTCGTGCCGGGATTGGTTATTGTGATAAGTTACTCCAAAATCTTACAG ATTACAAAAGCTTCCAGAAAAAGGTTGAATGTCAATCTGGCCTATTCAGAAGACCGCCACATCCGGGTCTCCCAACAAGATTACAAACTGTTCCGGACTCTCCTCGTGCTCATGGtctcatttttcatcatgtgGAGCCCCATCATCATCACTGTTTTCTTGATCTTGATCCAGAACTTCCAGCAGGACCTGGTGATATGGCCATCCCTGTTCTTCTGGATTGTAGTGTTTACATTTGCCAACTCGGCAGTCAACCCCATTCTGTACAGTGCCTCCCACTTTCAGAAGGAATGGTGGAGGGTCCTTTTCTCCTGCTCCATGCTGCCTGAGAAGAACAACATGGCTACGGACACTTCAGTGAGAAGAAATGACTTGTCTGTGGTCACAGGCTAA
- the RBP4 gene encoding retinol-binding protein 4, with translation MQRASALLLLLALGACRAERDCRVDSFRVMENFDKARFSGTWYAMAKKDPEGLFLQDNIVTTFSVEPETGQMKATARGRVRLLNDWNVCADMVGTFTDTEDSAKFKMKYWGMASFLQRGNDDHWIVDTDYDTYALQYSCRLQNPDGTCADSYSFVFSRNPHGLPLRAQRIIRQRQEEICLGKQYRMIVHDGYCG, from the exons ATGCAGCGGGCCTCAGCTCTCCTGCTGCTGCTGGCGCTGGGCGCCTGCAGAGCGGAGCGCGATTGCCGCGTGGACAGCTTCCGAGTGATGGAAAACTTCGACAAGGCCCGA TTCTCCGGAACTTGGTACGCAATGGCCAAGAAGGACCCTGAGGGGCTCTTCCTTCAGGACAACATCGTCACCACTTTCTCTGTGGAACCCGAGACTGGCCAGATGAAAGCCACGGCCAGAGGCAGAGTCCGCCTTCTCAA TGACTGGAACGTGTGCGCAGATATGGTGGGCACTTTCACGGATACAGAAGACTCTGCCAAGTTCAAAATGAAGTACTGGGGAATGGCGTCTTTTCTCCAGCGAGGAA ATGATGATCACTGGATTGTGGATACTGACTATGATACCTATGCACTGCAATACTCCTGCCGCCTCCAAAACCCTGATGGTACCTGTGCTGACAGCTACTCTTTTGTGTTTTCTCGGAATCCTCATGGTTTACCCTTACGTGCTCAGAGAATAATTAGGCAAAGGCAAGAAGAGATTTGCTTAGGGAAACAGTACCGAATGATCGTTCATGATG gcTACTGTGGTTAA